In Meriones unguiculatus strain TT.TT164.6M chromosome 17, Bangor_MerUng_6.1, whole genome shotgun sequence, a single window of DNA contains:
- the LOC110553292 gene encoding galectin-related protein-like yields MAASMADGDASVQKLDNGPFDGSPGAPVKADASSPQLIVPFRGHINGGMRPGKKVLVMGIVDLNPESFAISLTCGDSEDPPADVAMELKALFPGRRVLRNWCVAGERGEEQSAIPYFPFIPDQPFRVEILCEHPCFRVSVDGRQLFDFYHRIQTLSAINTIKISGDLQITKLG; encoded by the coding sequence ATGGCGGCGTCCATGGCCGACGGCGACGCCAGCGTGCAGAAACTCGACAACGGGCCCTTCGATGGCTCCCCGGGCGCCCCAGTCAAAGCCGACGCGTCCTCCCCACAACTGATAGTTCCGTTTCGCGGGCACATCAACGGCGGGATGCGACCAGGCAAGAAGGTCTTAGTGATGGGCATCGTGGATCTCAACCCGGAAAGCTTTGCCATCAGCTTGACCTGCGGGGACTCGGAAGACCCTCCTGCCGACGTGGCCATGGAACTCAAGGCCTTGTTCCCGGGCCGGCGGGTCCTGCGAAACTGGTGTGTGGCGGGAGAAAGGGGCGAAGAGCAGTCGGCCATCCCCTACTTCCCGTTCATCCCAGACCAGCCGTTCAGGGTGGAGATTCTCTGCGAGCACCCGTGTTTCCGAGTGTCGGTGGATGGGCGCCAACTGTTCGATTTTTACCACCGTATTCAAACACTGTCTGCCATCAACACCATCAAGATCAGTGGGGACCTCCAGATCACCAAGCTCGGCTGA